From a single Kryptolebias marmoratus isolate JLee-2015 linkage group LG17, ASM164957v2, whole genome shotgun sequence genomic region:
- the si:ch211-234p6.5 gene encoding pleckstrin homology domain-containing family A member 6 isoform X3, whose product MEIKAGSRWPQLVRMDEQDRVSQASSVATISYFPVMEQGSDGKVQTFGKRCQAAKRDPNCPVVIRGWLNKKDSSGLKLWKRRWFVLSNYCLFYYKDSREESVLGSIPLPSYKILFCSPRECKNRKFTFKVVHQGMRSYFFSADTQEDMLGWVRALSQSATMEPDTAISRRCSSYQDFTQIGGSSESVEGPKSPSEEESPSQRQKHVSRTLSEPSQLVGGRMGRSHSEQRGRRSVHHRNRSPSNRTPSPADLSRRRPAGPNKKDDSLGGENATAEAEMMGMSSLSSRGQLGSRPHTPVGRVDIRPHDDPGMLPQTLYYAPASPKLEFKSAPTTPVTERWQSLNKPGSIYGSVHQPSNGRRPLGKSHSTGADLLPPLPPSSRAAHAPHPPQHHRHHHCSHLSVCVLPPAMASKSELRELPAIRPLESDADAVLTRLCGCDKLLQSLSVELTQLQMDKDSVHCALEMSRLQVEEWKNQGPRALEEALTQKVLLQEELVTIRARMCDVSLEMEHVWSQYERMESELSVIRSHLQHICNFGMPQEQSQAQRELWMMEDILAGLKLNRDNFCFLLGLQRHHLFQSSVPHPGSPGSPTERLHTGMDMEQEPPIRPPLPLELQENHLSRDLSHGWPEPPYEGIYCQAGDPVDSRGNNQPDLLNVKAQRDTAESQSGSKWIPPDPTNQSAKKMKSKMSEEEQIERMKRNQERMANKKKPSVFAQGPQSESSETRDEAPFPLRVTRVVTAVLPSSLVARKVSVEDPPPELDAPLPEQIPPETQQRPAEPSSKPTRRLVLESQDSSQSFAELHQEQPVKKTSRHQHQGKSRAFRMESQSEGSRAEASSNQVQEPAGSGGNESLDARAEEQSSAPPTPDMNPDLSLSPDQRDAKLRRVERIRERVMRSAVRESATTDNQHPVRARRKEVHQVPNDMAKKTRMKTGNESYLANMSSSAELQLSSATSQDHDEGNQHVSKSKRQVKLENRTQHSGKPGVANSKIKRPASPYHISSMTVYQKDGGKGFIDCNPDEQLKLEEHTADDTDNNFKSSDLRAQWFLSTNQWQGFMPLQIRASEPLSDNEKVDTNNQAHCFDDLTDPNEFSSAVSESLKKMKENHSLFYKIACDISISDSDITKNDEQTSRPEEEEELVISESEPASDVGTPSDQKRKDSNQHLPLDENSLMVNDKTLNPTHKLLNEVSVNPACDHEAITPEEPEDKSEQIVKVLNEAGDQKRNFDQTPDDCTNKHCLKKKLEDLKEDQERPEELKKYASIRKENNVNEQDQGIKLSSSRSNTTYEGGGVIRSASFGKPRVTVIRTSL is encoded by the exons ATGGAGATTAAAGCCGGCAGCAGGTGGCCACAGTTGGTCAG AATGGATGAACAGGACAGAGTGAGCCAAGCATCCAGCGTAGCCACGATCTCTTACTTTCCTGTCATGGAG CAGGGAAGTGATGGGAAGGTGCAGACATTTGGGAAAAGATGTCAGGCTGCAAAAAGAGACCCCAACTgtccagtggtcatcagaggaTGGCTCAACAAAAAg GATAGTTCTGGTTTGAAACTCTGGAAAAGAAGATGGTTCGTCCTCTCTAATTACTGCCTGTTTTACTATAAAG ACAGTAGAGAGGAATCTGTGTTGGGAAGTATCCCACTTCCAAGCTACAAAATCCTATTCTGTAGTCCACGAGAATGCAAGAACAGGAAATTCACCTTCAAG GTGGTGCACCAGGGAATGCgttcatattttttcagtgCTGATACTCAGGAGGACATGTTGGGTTGGGTTCGAGCCCTGAGTCAGTCGGCTACAATGGAGCCAGACACCGCCATTAGCAG GCGCTGCTCAAGTTATCAGGATTTTACGCAGATAGGTGGCAGCAGTGAGTCAGTGGAAGGTCCCAAATCCCCCTCAGAGGAAGAGAGTCCCTCCCAAAGACAAAAGCATGTCAGCAGGACCCTGAGTGAGCCAAGTCAGCTTGTCGGTGGGAGGATGGGGAGGTCCCACTCAGAGCAGAGGGGGAGGCGGAGTGTGCATCACAGAAACAGGAG CCCCTCAAACAGAACACCAAGCCCTGCTGATTTAAGCAGAAGAAGACCAGCTGGTCCAAACAAGAAGGACGACTCTCTTGGTGGTGAAAATGCaacagcagaagcagaaatgatGGGGATGAGTTCTTTAAGCTCAAGAGGACAGCTGGGATCCCGGCCTCATACTCCAGTGGGAAGGGTTGACATTCGGCCCCATGATGACCCCGGCATGCTGCCACAGACCCTGTACTATGCACCTGCTTCACCCAAGCTGGAGTTCAAATCTGCTCCTACCACTCCGGTCACAGAAAGGTGGCAAAGCTTAAACAAG CCTGGATCCATATATGGTTCTGTCCATCAGCCATCAAATGGGCGAAGACCTTTGGGAAAG AGCCATTCGACAGGGGCAGACTTACTGCCACCTTTACCCCCCTCATCAAGAGCTGCACATGCGCCGCACCCCCCACAACACCACCGCCACCATCACTGCAgccatttatctgtttgtgtgcttcCGCCAGCTATG GCCTCTAAATCTGAACTAAGAGAGCTGCCTGCAATTCGACCTCTTGAAAGTGACGCAGAT gctgTGCTAACAAGGTTGTGTGGGTGTGACAAGCTGCTACAGTCTCTGTCTGTAGAACTGACTCAGCTACAAATGGACAAG GATAGTGTCCACTGTGCGTTAGAAATGTCCAGGCTTCAAGTGGAAGAGTGGAAGAACCAGGGGCCCCGGGCTCTCGAAGAAGCACTGACCCAGAAGGTTTTGCTACAAGAGGAGCTGGTCACAATCCGAGCCAGAATGTGCGACGTATCATTG GAAATGGAGCATGTTTGGAGTCAGTATGAGAGAATGGAAAGTGAACTATCTGTTATCCGTTCACACCTTCAGCACATCTGTAACTTTGGAATGCCGcag GAGCAGTCTCAGGCTCAGAGAGAGCTGTGGATGATGGAGGACATCCTTGCTGGACTGAAGCTCAACAGAGATaatttctgtttcctgctggGACTACAGAGACATCACT TGTTCCAGTCCTCCGTTCCTCACCCTGGGTCCCCTGGTTCTCCCACCGAAAGGCTCCACACTGGAATG GACATGGAACAAGAGCCCCCAATCCGCCCTCCGTTACCCCTGGAGCTCCAGGAGAACCACCTTAGTCGAGATCTGAGCCATGGCTGGCCAGAGCCTCCATATGAG GGGATCTACTGCCAGGCTGGTGATCCTGTAGACAGCAGAGGAAACAACCAGCCAGACCTCCTTAATGTGAAGGCACAGAGGGATACAGCTG AATCTCAATCTGGTTCAAAGTGGATCCCACCAGacccaaccaaccaatcagctAAG AAGATGAAATCAAAGATGAGTGAAGAGGAGCAGATTGAGAGGATGAAGAGAAATCAGGAGAGGATGGCTAATAAGAAGAAACCTTCAGTTTTTGCTCAGGGACCCCAGAGTGAAAGTTCAGAAACAAGAGATGAG GCCCCTTTTCCCTTAAGGGTGACACGAGTTGTAACAGCTGTCCTCCCGTCCTCGCTTGTGGCTAGAAAAGTTTCTGTCGAGGACCCACCACCTGAGCTCGACGCCCCACTGCCTGAACAGATCCCACCTGAGACGCAGCAACGACCAGCTGAACCAAGTAGCAAACCAACCAGACGGTTGGTTTTGGAGAGCCAAGACTCCAGCCAGTCCTTTGCTGAGCTGCACCAAGAACAGCCTGTTAAAAAGACAAGCAGACACCAACATCAGGGAAAATCCAGGGCCTTCAGGATGGAGTCACAGTCAGAGGGGAGCAGAGCTGAGGCTTCAAGCAATCAAGTTCAAGAGCCAGCCGGTTCAGGAGGAAATGAAAGCTTAGATGCCAGG GCAGAGGAACAGTCTTCTGCCCCTCCTACCCCCGACATGAACCCTGACCTCAGTCTGAGCCCAGATCAGCGAGATGCCAAGCTTCGACGAGTCGAACGAATACGAGAAAGAGTCATGCGCAG CGCAGTCAGAGAGAGTGCAACTACAGACAATCAACATCCAGTCAGGGCAAGGAGGAAGGAGGTTCACCAGGTGCCCAACGACATggctaaaaaaacaagaatgaaaacag GCAATGAAAGCTATTTGGCTAACATGAGTAGTTCTGCAGAACTTCAGCTTTCTAGTGCAACGTCTCAGGATCATGATGAAGGGAATCAACATGTTAGCAAATCGAAACGCCAGGTCAAGCTTGAGAACAGAACACAGCACAGTGGAAAACCAGGGGTTGCCAACAGTAAAATCAAACGCCCAGCCTCTCCATATCATATCTCATCTATGACTGTCTACCAAAAAGATGGAGGCAAAGGATTTATCGATTGCAATCCTGATGAGCAGCTGAAGCTAGAAGAACACACGGCTGATGATACTGACAATAATTTTAAGTCTTCTGATCTGAGAGCTCAGTGGTTCCTGTCCACAAACCAGTGGCAGGGGTTCATGCCTTTACAGATCCGTGCTTCAGAACCACTATCTGACAATGAGAAAGTGGACACCAATAACCAGGCACATTGTTTTGATGATCTTACTGATCCCAATGAATTCTCATCAGCAGTGAGTGAAAGcctaaagaaaatgaaagagaaCCATTCCCTCTTCTATAAGATTGCATGTGACATCAGTATTTCAGACTCAGACATAACAAAGAATGATGAACAAACATCAAGaccagaagaggaagaggagttggTCATTTCTGAATCAGAGCCAGCCAGTGATGTTGGGACACCATCTGACCAAAAAAGGAAGGATTCCAATCAGCATCTGCCATTAGATGAAAATAGTCTGATGGTTAATGACAAAACCCTGAACCCAACACATAAACTGCTGAATGAGGTTTCGGTTAATCCAGCATGTGATCATGAAGCTATAACTCCAGAAGAACCTGAGGACAAATCCGAGCAAATTGTAAAAGTCCTCAATGAAGCTGGTGACCAGAAAAGAAATTTTGATCAAACACCAGATGActgtacaaacaaacactgctTGAAGAAAAAACTGGAAGACCTGAAAGAGGACCAAGAGAGACCAGAAGAACTGAAAAAATATGCAAGCATaagaaaagagaacaatgtGAATGAGCAAGATCAAGGCATCAAACTTTCCAGCAGTCGATCAAACACTACGTATGAGGGTGGTGGTGTGATCCGCAGTGCTTCTTTTGGAAAACCAAGAGTAACAGTAATAAGGACAAGTTTGTAG
- the si:ch211-234p6.5 gene encoding pleckstrin homology domain-containing family A member 6 isoform X2 — translation MEIKAGSRWPQLVRMDEQDRVSQASSVATISYFPVMEGSDGKVQTFGKRCQAAKRDPNCPVVIRGWLNKKDSSGLKLWKRRWFVLSNYCLFYYKDSREESVLGSIPLPSYKILFCSPRECKNRKFTFKVVHQGMRSYFFSADTQEDMLGWVRALSQSATMEPDTAISRRCSSYQDFTQIGGSSESVEGPKSPSEEESPSQRQKHVSRTLSEPSQLVGGRMGRSHSEQRGRRSVHHRNRRLLCHLSVPSNRTPSPADLSRRRPAGPNKKDDSLGGENATAEAEMMGMSSLSSRGQLGSRPHTPVGRVDIRPHDDPGMLPQTLYYAPASPKLEFKSAPTTPVTERWQSLNKPGSIYGSVHQPSNGRRPLGKSHSTGADLLPPLPPSSRAAHAPHPPQHHRHHHCSHLSVCVLPPAMASKSELRELPAIRPLESDADAVLTRLCGCDKLLQSLSVELTQLQMDKDSVHCALEMSRLQVEEWKNQGPRALEEALTQKVLLQEELVTIRARMCDVSLEMEHVWSQYERMESELSVIRSHLQHICNFGMPQEQSQAQRELWMMEDILAGLKLNRDNFCFLLGLQRHHLFQSSVPHPGSPGSPTERLHTGMDMEQEPPIRPPLPLELQENHLSRDLSHGWPEPPYEGIYCQAGDPVDSRGNNQPDLLNVKAQRDTAESQSGSKWIPPDPTNQSAKKMKSKMSEEEQIERMKRNQERMANKKKPSVFAQGPQSESSETRDEAPFPLRVTRVVTAVLPSSLVARKVSVEDPPPELDAPLPEQIPPETQQRPAEPSSKPTRRLVLESQDSSQSFAELHQEQPVKKTSRHQHQGKSRAFRMESQSEGSRAEASSNQVQEPAGSGGNESLDARAEEQSSAPPTPDMNPDLSLSPDQRDAKLRRVERIRERVMRSAVRESATTDNQHPVRARRKEVHQVPNDMAKKTRMKTGNESYLANMSSSAELQLSSATSQDHDEGNQHVSKSKRQVKLENRTQHSGKPGVANSKIKRPASPYHISSMTVYQKDGGKGFIDCNPDEQLKLEEHTADDTDNNFKSSDLRAQWFLSTNQWQGFMPLQIRASEPLSDNEKVDTNNQAHCFDDLTDPNEFSSAVSESLKKMKENHSLFYKIACDISISDSDITKNDEQTSRPEEEEELVISESEPASDVGTPSDQKRKDSNQHLPLDENSLMVNDKTLNPTHKLLNEVSVNPACDHEAITPEEPEDKSEQIVKVLNEAGDQKRNFDQTPDDCTNKHCLKKKLEDLKEDQERPEELKKYASIRKENNVNEQDQGIKLSSSRSNTTYEGGGVIRSASFGKPRVTVIRTSL, via the exons ATGGAGATTAAAGCCGGCAGCAGGTGGCCACAGTTGGTCAG AATGGATGAACAGGACAGAGTGAGCCAAGCATCCAGCGTAGCCACGATCTCTTACTTTCCTGTCATGGAG GGAAGTGATGGGAAGGTGCAGACATTTGGGAAAAGATGTCAGGCTGCAAAAAGAGACCCCAACTgtccagtggtcatcagaggaTGGCTCAACAAAAAg GATAGTTCTGGTTTGAAACTCTGGAAAAGAAGATGGTTCGTCCTCTCTAATTACTGCCTGTTTTACTATAAAG ACAGTAGAGAGGAATCTGTGTTGGGAAGTATCCCACTTCCAAGCTACAAAATCCTATTCTGTAGTCCACGAGAATGCAAGAACAGGAAATTCACCTTCAAG GTGGTGCACCAGGGAATGCgttcatattttttcagtgCTGATACTCAGGAGGACATGTTGGGTTGGGTTCGAGCCCTGAGTCAGTCGGCTACAATGGAGCCAGACACCGCCATTAGCAG GCGCTGCTCAAGTTATCAGGATTTTACGCAGATAGGTGGCAGCAGTGAGTCAGTGGAAGGTCCCAAATCCCCCTCAGAGGAAGAGAGTCCCTCCCAAAGACAAAAGCATGTCAGCAGGACCCTGAGTGAGCCAAGTCAGCTTGTCGGTGGGAGGATGGGGAGGTCCCACTCAGAGCAGAGGGGGAGGCGGAGTGTGCATCACAGAAACAGGAGGTTGTTATGTCATCTCAGTGT CCCCTCAAACAGAACACCAAGCCCTGCTGATTTAAGCAGAAGAAGACCAGCTGGTCCAAACAAGAAGGACGACTCTCTTGGTGGTGAAAATGCaacagcagaagcagaaatgatGGGGATGAGTTCTTTAAGCTCAAGAGGACAGCTGGGATCCCGGCCTCATACTCCAGTGGGAAGGGTTGACATTCGGCCCCATGATGACCCCGGCATGCTGCCACAGACCCTGTACTATGCACCTGCTTCACCCAAGCTGGAGTTCAAATCTGCTCCTACCACTCCGGTCACAGAAAGGTGGCAAAGCTTAAACAAG CCTGGATCCATATATGGTTCTGTCCATCAGCCATCAAATGGGCGAAGACCTTTGGGAAAG AGCCATTCGACAGGGGCAGACTTACTGCCACCTTTACCCCCCTCATCAAGAGCTGCACATGCGCCGCACCCCCCACAACACCACCGCCACCATCACTGCAgccatttatctgtttgtgtgcttcCGCCAGCTATG GCCTCTAAATCTGAACTAAGAGAGCTGCCTGCAATTCGACCTCTTGAAAGTGACGCAGAT gctgTGCTAACAAGGTTGTGTGGGTGTGACAAGCTGCTACAGTCTCTGTCTGTAGAACTGACTCAGCTACAAATGGACAAG GATAGTGTCCACTGTGCGTTAGAAATGTCCAGGCTTCAAGTGGAAGAGTGGAAGAACCAGGGGCCCCGGGCTCTCGAAGAAGCACTGACCCAGAAGGTTTTGCTACAAGAGGAGCTGGTCACAATCCGAGCCAGAATGTGCGACGTATCATTG GAAATGGAGCATGTTTGGAGTCAGTATGAGAGAATGGAAAGTGAACTATCTGTTATCCGTTCACACCTTCAGCACATCTGTAACTTTGGAATGCCGcag GAGCAGTCTCAGGCTCAGAGAGAGCTGTGGATGATGGAGGACATCCTTGCTGGACTGAAGCTCAACAGAGATaatttctgtttcctgctggGACTACAGAGACATCACT TGTTCCAGTCCTCCGTTCCTCACCCTGGGTCCCCTGGTTCTCCCACCGAAAGGCTCCACACTGGAATG GACATGGAACAAGAGCCCCCAATCCGCCCTCCGTTACCCCTGGAGCTCCAGGAGAACCACCTTAGTCGAGATCTGAGCCATGGCTGGCCAGAGCCTCCATATGAG GGGATCTACTGCCAGGCTGGTGATCCTGTAGACAGCAGAGGAAACAACCAGCCAGACCTCCTTAATGTGAAGGCACAGAGGGATACAGCTG AATCTCAATCTGGTTCAAAGTGGATCCCACCAGacccaaccaaccaatcagctAAG AAGATGAAATCAAAGATGAGTGAAGAGGAGCAGATTGAGAGGATGAAGAGAAATCAGGAGAGGATGGCTAATAAGAAGAAACCTTCAGTTTTTGCTCAGGGACCCCAGAGTGAAAGTTCAGAAACAAGAGATGAG GCCCCTTTTCCCTTAAGGGTGACACGAGTTGTAACAGCTGTCCTCCCGTCCTCGCTTGTGGCTAGAAAAGTTTCTGTCGAGGACCCACCACCTGAGCTCGACGCCCCACTGCCTGAACAGATCCCACCTGAGACGCAGCAACGACCAGCTGAACCAAGTAGCAAACCAACCAGACGGTTGGTTTTGGAGAGCCAAGACTCCAGCCAGTCCTTTGCTGAGCTGCACCAAGAACAGCCTGTTAAAAAGACAAGCAGACACCAACATCAGGGAAAATCCAGGGCCTTCAGGATGGAGTCACAGTCAGAGGGGAGCAGAGCTGAGGCTTCAAGCAATCAAGTTCAAGAGCCAGCCGGTTCAGGAGGAAATGAAAGCTTAGATGCCAGG GCAGAGGAACAGTCTTCTGCCCCTCCTACCCCCGACATGAACCCTGACCTCAGTCTGAGCCCAGATCAGCGAGATGCCAAGCTTCGACGAGTCGAACGAATACGAGAAAGAGTCATGCGCAG CGCAGTCAGAGAGAGTGCAACTACAGACAATCAACATCCAGTCAGGGCAAGGAGGAAGGAGGTTCACCAGGTGCCCAACGACATggctaaaaaaacaagaatgaaaacag GCAATGAAAGCTATTTGGCTAACATGAGTAGTTCTGCAGAACTTCAGCTTTCTAGTGCAACGTCTCAGGATCATGATGAAGGGAATCAACATGTTAGCAAATCGAAACGCCAGGTCAAGCTTGAGAACAGAACACAGCACAGTGGAAAACCAGGGGTTGCCAACAGTAAAATCAAACGCCCAGCCTCTCCATATCATATCTCATCTATGACTGTCTACCAAAAAGATGGAGGCAAAGGATTTATCGATTGCAATCCTGATGAGCAGCTGAAGCTAGAAGAACACACGGCTGATGATACTGACAATAATTTTAAGTCTTCTGATCTGAGAGCTCAGTGGTTCCTGTCCACAAACCAGTGGCAGGGGTTCATGCCTTTACAGATCCGTGCTTCAGAACCACTATCTGACAATGAGAAAGTGGACACCAATAACCAGGCACATTGTTTTGATGATCTTACTGATCCCAATGAATTCTCATCAGCAGTGAGTGAAAGcctaaagaaaatgaaagagaaCCATTCCCTCTTCTATAAGATTGCATGTGACATCAGTATTTCAGACTCAGACATAACAAAGAATGATGAACAAACATCAAGaccagaagaggaagaggagttggTCATTTCTGAATCAGAGCCAGCCAGTGATGTTGGGACACCATCTGACCAAAAAAGGAAGGATTCCAATCAGCATCTGCCATTAGATGAAAATAGTCTGATGGTTAATGACAAAACCCTGAACCCAACACATAAACTGCTGAATGAGGTTTCGGTTAATCCAGCATGTGATCATGAAGCTATAACTCCAGAAGAACCTGAGGACAAATCCGAGCAAATTGTAAAAGTCCTCAATGAAGCTGGTGACCAGAAAAGAAATTTTGATCAAACACCAGATGActgtacaaacaaacactgctTGAAGAAAAAACTGGAAGACCTGAAAGAGGACCAAGAGAGACCAGAAGAACTGAAAAAATATGCAAGCATaagaaaagagaacaatgtGAATGAGCAAGATCAAGGCATCAAACTTTCCAGCAGTCGATCAAACACTACGTATGAGGGTGGTGGTGTGATCCGCAGTGCTTCTTTTGGAAAACCAAGAGTAACAGTAATAAGGACAAGTTTGTAG